Proteins encoded within one genomic window of Solibaculum mannosilyticum:
- a CDS encoding 2-isopropylmalate synthase: MKNVEKYTRGYFMPPVNEMKWAKKDYIDHAPVWCSVDLRDGNQSLIVPMSLEEKLEFFQYLVKIGFKEIEVGFPAASETEYDFTRALIEQDLIPDDVTIQVLTQSREHIIKKTFESLKGVKNAVVHLYNSTSVAQREQVFKRSKEEIIDIAVQGAKLLKQYAAEADGNLRFEYSPESFTGTEMEFALDICNQVLDVWQPTAENPVIINLPATVSMSMPHVYASQVEYMSDNLKYRENVVLSLHPHNDRGCAIADSEMGLLAGADRIEGTLFGNGERTGNVDIVTLALNMYSQGVDPKLEFGNIPEVVEVYERVTNRKVYDRQPYGGQLVFAAFSGSHQDAIAKGMKWREEHDCQYWTVPYLPIDPKDIGRQYDGDVIRINSQSGKGGIGYLLEQKFGLDLPKKMRENVGYCVKSVSDHQHKELTPDEVYNVFRQHYVNVDAPVHFKASHFLPGDQFHAQVEVAMDGKTYDLKGEGNGRLDAVSNALQTGLDLDFTVLTYKEHALEIGSKSQAVAYVGVQSPDGTDYWGAGMHTDIMTASVKALISAVNQMKEDR, encoded by the coding sequence ATGAAAAACGTAGAAAAGTACACGAGAGGGTATTTTATGCCCCCGGTCAATGAGATGAAATGGGCCAAGAAGGATTATATCGATCATGCGCCGGTATGGTGCAGTGTGGACCTGCGGGACGGCAATCAATCGCTGATCGTACCCATGAGCTTGGAAGAGAAGCTGGAATTCTTCCAGTATTTGGTGAAAATCGGGTTCAAGGAAATTGAAGTGGGATTCCCGGCCGCATCCGAGACGGAGTATGATTTTACCCGCGCCCTCATCGAGCAGGATCTGATCCCCGACGACGTTACCATTCAGGTATTGACCCAGTCCAGGGAACACATCATCAAAAAGACGTTTGAGTCCTTAAAGGGCGTCAAGAACGCGGTGGTACATCTGTACAATTCGACATCGGTGGCCCAGCGGGAGCAGGTCTTTAAACGCTCCAAGGAGGAGATTATTGATATCGCCGTCCAGGGTGCGAAGCTGCTCAAGCAGTACGCTGCCGAAGCCGACGGGAATCTCCGGTTTGAATATTCCCCGGAAAGCTTTACCGGTACGGAAATGGAATTTGCGCTGGATATTTGTAATCAAGTGCTGGACGTATGGCAGCCGACCGCAGAGAACCCGGTTATCATCAATCTGCCTGCTACGGTTTCCATGTCCATGCCCCATGTGTACGCAAGCCAGGTGGAGTACATGAGCGACAACCTGAAATACCGTGAGAATGTGGTATTATCGCTGCATCCCCACAACGACAGAGGCTGTGCCATCGCCGATTCGGAGATGGGCTTGCTGGCCGGCGCCGACCGTATTGAAGGTACCCTCTTCGGCAACGGCGAGCGCACCGGTAATGTGGATATCGTGACACTGGCGCTCAATATGTATTCTCAAGGTGTGGACCCCAAGCTGGAATTTGGAAACATTCCGGAAGTGGTCGAGGTGTACGAACGGGTTACCAACCGAAAGGTATACGACCGTCAGCCCTACGGTGGGCAGCTGGTATTTGCAGCCTTCTCCGGCTCCCATCAGGACGCCATCGCCAAGGGCATGAAATGGCGGGAGGAGCACGACTGTCAGTATTGGACGGTCCCGTATCTGCCCATCGATCCCAAGGACATCGGACGTCAGTACGACGGCGATGTCATCCGCATCAATTCCCAATCGGGCAAGGGGGGCATCGGTTATCTGCTGGAACAGAAATTCGGTTTGGATCTCCCCAAAAAGATGCGGGAAAATGTGGGATACTGTGTCAAGAGCGTGTCCGACCATCAGCATAAGGAGCTCACTCCCGACGAAGTATACAATGTATTCCGTCAGCACTACGTCAATGTGGATGCTCCGGTTCACTTTAAGGCCAGCCACTTCCTGCCCGGCGACCAGTTCCACGCTCAGGTAGAAGTCGCCATGGACGGCAAAACCTATGACCTCAAGGGAGAAGGCAACGGCCGGTTGGATGCGGTCAGCAATGCCTTGCAGACCGGCCTCGATTTGGATTTCACTGTCTTGACATATAAGGAACACGCTCTGGAGATCGGTTCAAAATCCCAGGCAGTGGCTTATGTGGGAGTACAGTCGCCGGACGGAACGGATTATTGGGGAGCTGGAATGCACACCGACATTATGACCGCATCGGTGAAAGCCTTGATCAGCGCCGTCAACCAGATGAAGGAAGATCGTTAA